The following are encoded together in the Candidatus Methylomirabilis oxygeniifera genome:
- a CDS encoding protein of unknown function (Evidence 5 : No homology to any previously reported sequences), giving the protein MSVKLKAVQGMRKACHRSASIAFSVNPFLLADLTSLRYSGNINSAAISRLSIGIWGLILSGF; this is encoded by the coding sequence GTGAGTGTCAAGTTGAAAGCGGTGCAAGGAATGCGTAAGGCGTGCCATCGGTCCGCGTCGATTGCCTTTTCTGTTAACCCATTTTTGCTTGCCGACCTTACCTCCCTCCGTTATAGTGGCAACATCAATAGTGCAGCTATCAGCCGTCTTTCTATAGGTATTTGGGGCCTCATTCTTTCCGGATTCTAG
- a CDS encoding protein of unknown function (Evidence 5 : No homology to any previously reported sequences): MVMRNYVTTHTPKRDKTMQVQVAPLDSSKTIGLALMDKPVTVFRGVALFRAFAKRIGFAAKLAEILPFCSHRHPPLRPSHTPPLTPECCQPQCSCCDRGYRRRSAATSRVK, translated from the coding sequence TTGGTAATGCGGAATTACGTTACCACCCACACACCGAAGAGGGACAAAACGATGCAGGTGCAGGTTGCTCCGTTGGATAGCTCCAAGACAATTGGACTCGCCCTCATGGATAAACCTGTGACAGTCTTTAGGGGCGTAGCCCTCTTCAGGGCCTTTGCCAAGCGGATCGGTTTCGCCGCCAAGCTCGCCGAGATCCTCCCGTTTTGTTCTCATCGGCATCCGCCGCTTCGTCCATCTCACACTCCTCCGCTTACTCCCGAGTGTTGCCAACCGCAATGCAGTTGCTGCGATAGAGGCTACCGCAGAAGATCAGCTGCAACATCCAGAGTAAAATAA
- a CDS encoding conserved protein of unknown function (Evidence 4 : Homologs of previously reported genes of unknown function), whose protein sequence is MWIAVLVLLIIMIIIIIAPILKHPEIKGLIGERRVREQLRRLPEENYKILNDLTLKGKQGTSQIDHMVISPYGIFVIETKDYGGWIHGKEDSEYWVQTFYKSKFKFRNPIKQNWAHIYAIRENLSEYKDLPYYPIIVFAGKGRLKNLDVTTDVICLDALFETIMKHRGQRKLNDNEIGEIVTTLTGASIKDKQAKMDHISRIKWNVKIRKMKERALICPHCGAQLIRRIGKFSKFYGCSNFPRCQHKQD, encoded by the coding sequence ATGTGGATCGCAGTTCTTGTCTTGTTGATCATAATGATCATTATAATCATTGCGCCCATTCTGAAGCATCCAGAGATTAAAGGGCTGATTGGTGAAAGGAGAGTTCGGGAACAGCTAAGAAGGTTACCCGAAGAAAATTACAAAATTCTCAATGATCTTACCCTTAAAGGGAAGCAGGGAACGAGCCAGATAGACCATATGGTTATTTCTCCCTACGGAATCTTCGTGATAGAGACAAAAGACTACGGAGGGTGGATTCACGGCAAGGAAGACTCCGAATACTGGGTCCAAACTTTTTATAAATCCAAGTTCAAGTTCCGCAACCCCATTAAACAAAACTGGGCACACATCTATGCTATAAGAGAGAACCTATCGGAATACAAAGACCTTCCTTACTATCCAATCATTGTATTTGCTGGAAAAGGAAGGCTCAAAAATCTTGATGTAACAACAGATGTGATCTGCCTAGATGCTCTCTTTGAGACCATAATGAAGCATAGAGGTCAAAGAAAGTTAAACGACAACGAAATAGGCGAGATAGTTACTACCCTGACAGGAGCCTCTATAAAAGATAAACAGGCCAAAATGGACCATATAAGCCGCATCAAGTGGAATGTAAAAATTAGGAAAATGAAAGAGAGGGCCTTGATATGCCCCCATTGTGGGGCACAGTTGATAAGACGCATAGGCAAGTTTAGTAAGTTCTACGGTTGTAGCAACTTTCCACGATGTCAACACAAACAAGATTAG